One genomic segment of Nocardia spumae includes these proteins:
- a CDS encoding D-alanyl-D-alanine carboxypeptidase/D-alanyl-D-alanine-endopeptidase, which translates to MWVAVLVAIVVAVAVVAVVAVTVRPWTEEFRHGGLTIAAPPAPVKPFPQVTPAAAGAPEATRQGLANALGPVVTSPDLGNFAGSVSDPDTRSTLWSADAEKPMIPASTLKVMTAAAALLVLPPDHRVTTRVVAGSAPGEVVLVGGGDPTLTAQADGKGYYPNGPKLSDLVAQIRASGHPVDTVVVDSSVYSGPTWPAGWDPVDIAGGSWAPIEPVMIDGGRLDPLVEYSPRSATPALDAGRRLALELGADPAKVRSGKAAAGAAELGHVDSAELRDRLRDMMVHSDDVLAETIGREIAAATGGEQSFAGAAAATLTALRAAGFDTAGVTQIDNSGLSTDDRVPAALLDRILAEAAASTPAGTSATTGTSAPPVVDTGDASGVGSPLAPLLDYLPVAGGSGSLAVRFVDGGPQRSAAGWVRAKTGTLSVSSALAGYVLDRDGRVMTFALMSNDRPPEASRPALDAVATTLRNCGCS; encoded by the coding sequence ATGTGGGTCGCGGTGCTGGTCGCGATCGTTGTCGCCGTCGCGGTCGTCGCGGTCGTCGCCGTGACGGTGCGACCGTGGACCGAGGAGTTCCGGCACGGCGGTTTGACGATAGCCGCGCCCCCCGCGCCCGTGAAGCCCTTCCCGCAGGTGACTCCCGCCGCGGCCGGCGCCCCCGAAGCGACCCGGCAGGGACTGGCGAACGCGCTGGGCCCGGTGGTGACGAGCCCGGATCTCGGCAACTTCGCCGGCTCGGTCTCCGATCCCGATACCCGCTCCACCCTGTGGAGTGCCGATGCGGAGAAGCCGATGATCCCGGCCTCCACGCTGAAGGTCATGACCGCGGCCGCGGCTCTGCTGGTCCTGCCGCCCGACCACAGGGTCACCACGCGGGTGGTTGCCGGTTCGGCGCCGGGTGAGGTGGTGCTGGTCGGTGGGGGCGATCCGACGCTGACGGCGCAGGCCGACGGTAAGGGCTACTACCCGAACGGGCCGAAGCTGTCGGATCTGGTGGCCCAGATTCGCGCCTCCGGACATCCGGTCGACACGGTCGTGGTCGACAGTTCGGTGTATTCGGGTCCGACCTGGCCCGCCGGCTGGGATCCGGTCGATATCGCCGGTGGTTCCTGGGCACCGATCGAACCGGTCATGATCGACGGCGGGCGCCTCGATCCGCTGGTCGAGTACTCGCCGCGTTCGGCTACTCCGGCGCTGGATGCCGGTCGCCGCCTGGCCCTGGAACTCGGAGCCGATCCGGCGAAGGTGCGTTCCGGTAAGGCCGCGGCCGGCGCCGCCGAACTGGGCCATGTGGATTCCGCCGAACTGCGGGATCGGCTGCGCGACATGATGGTTCACTCCGACGATGTGCTGGCCGAGACCATCGGCCGGGAGATCGCCGCGGCGACGGGTGGGGAGCAGTCGTTCGCCGGGGCCGCCGCCGCCACCCTGACGGCGCTGCGCGCCGCCGGCTTCGACACCGCCGGCGTCACCCAGATCGACAACAGCGGGTTGTCCACCGACGACCGGGTGCCGGCGGCGCTACTCGATCGGATTCTGGCCGAGGCCGCCGCGTCCACACCCGCCGGCACCTCGGCGACCACCGGCACCTCGGCACCGCCGGTCGTCGACACCGGAGACGCGTCCGGGGTGGGCTCACCGCTGGCGCCGCTGCTGGACTATCTGCCGGTCGCCGGAGGCTCCGGATCGCTGGCGGTGCGGTTCGTCGACGGCGGTCCGCAACGTTCGGCGGCGGGCTGGGTGCGTGCCAAGACCGGAACTCTGTCGGTGTCGAGTGCGTTGGCTGGATATGTGTTGGATCGCGACGGACGTGTCATGACCTTCGCGCTGATGTCGAACGACCGGCCTCCCGAGGCCAGCCGCCCGGCATTGGACGCGGTCGCCACCACACTGCGCAATTGTGGCTGCTCCTGA
- the ppa gene encoding inorganic diphosphatase: protein MEFDVTIEIPKGQRNKYEVDHETGRVRLDRYLYTPMVYPADYGYIENTLGSDGDPLDCLVLLPESVFPGVIVEARPVGVLLMSDEAGGDEKVVAVPAGDKRWDHIQDVNDIPEFDRKAIEHFFEHYKDLEPGKWVKVDGWDGRAKAETLTTEAIARLQEQGGH from the coding sequence GTGGAGTTCGACGTCACCATCGAGATCCCCAAGGGGCAGCGCAACAAGTACGAGGTCGACCACGAAACCGGTCGCGTGCGCCTGGATCGCTATCTCTACACGCCGATGGTCTACCCGGCCGACTACGGCTACATCGAGAACACCCTGGGCTCCGACGGCGACCCGCTGGACTGCCTGGTGCTGCTGCCGGAGTCGGTGTTCCCCGGTGTGATCGTGGAGGCCCGCCCGGTCGGCGTGCTGCTGATGAGCGACGAGGCCGGCGGCGACGAGAAGGTCGTCGCGGTTCCGGCCGGTGACAAGCGCTGGGATCACATCCAGGACGTCAACGACATCCCGGAGTTCGACCGCAAGGCCATCGAGCACTTCTTCGAGCACTACAAAGACCTCGAGCCGGGCAAGTGGGTCAAGGTCGACGGCTGGGACGGCCGGGCCAAGGCCGAGACCCTCACCACCGAGGCGATCGCGCGGCTGCAGGAGCAGGGCGGCCACTGA
- a CDS encoding crotonase/enoyl-CoA hydratase family protein, whose protein sequence is MTDWKAFVVERTGSVARVTLTGPGKGNAMGPDFWSELPQVFGELDADPAIRAIVLTGSGKNFSYGLDLPAMSPTFGPLLGEKALAAPRTDFLYEIRRMQQSVTAVADCRKPVIAAVSGWCVGGGLDLIAAADIRLASAEATFSLREAKVAIVADIGSLHRLPGIIGEGHLRELAFTGKDIDSARAEKIGLVNDVHPDQDAVLAAAHALAEEIAANPPLVVQGIKDVLDQPTSGKVADGLRYVSAWNAAFLPSEDLTEAIKAVFEKREPVFRGK, encoded by the coding sequence ATGACTGATTGGAAGGCTTTCGTCGTCGAGCGCACCGGTTCCGTCGCGCGTGTGACGCTGACCGGACCCGGTAAGGGCAATGCGATGGGACCGGATTTCTGGAGCGAACTGCCCCAGGTCTTCGGTGAGCTGGACGCGGATCCCGCCATTCGGGCGATCGTGCTCACCGGTTCGGGAAAGAACTTCTCCTACGGCCTGGACCTGCCCGCCATGAGCCCGACCTTCGGGCCGCTGCTGGGTGAGAAGGCCCTGGCCGCGCCGCGCACCGACTTCCTCTACGAGATCCGCCGCATGCAGCAGTCGGTGACGGCGGTCGCCGACTGCCGCAAGCCCGTCATCGCGGCCGTCTCCGGCTGGTGTGTGGGCGGCGGGCTCGATCTGATCGCCGCCGCCGATATCCGCCTGGCCAGTGCCGAGGCCACCTTCAGCCTGCGGGAGGCGAAGGTCGCGATTGTCGCCGATATCGGTTCGCTGCACCGGCTGCCGGGCATCATCGGCGAGGGGCACCTGCGCGAACTCGCCTTCACCGGTAAGGACATCGACTCGGCGCGGGCCGAGAAGATCGGCCTGGTCAACGATGTCCACCCGGATCAGGACGCGGTGCTGGCCGCCGCGCACGCGCTGGCCGAGGAGATCGCGGCCAATCCGCCGCTGGTGGTGCAGGGCATCAAGGATGTGCTCGACCAGCCGACATCCGGCAAGGTGGCCGACGGCCTGCGCTACGTCTCGGCGTGGAACGCGGCGTTCCTGCCCTCGGAGGATCTGACCGAGGCCATCAAGGCCGTCTTCGAGAAGCGGGAGCCGGTCTTCCGCGGTAAGTAG
- a CDS encoding flavin reductase family protein, protein MRHYPAGVTIVTLSRPDRPVGFTATSFASLSLDPPLISFNIAHTSSSIEAMSEADSVVVHFLGEHQQHLAQRFSRTADQRFADADLWSTLDTGEPVLHGTPIWVRATVHRLIPIGDHTLVVGLVTRVHDDTGDGPMRNPLLYYNGTYHRPAGLD, encoded by the coding sequence ATGCGGCACTATCCCGCGGGAGTGACAATCGTCACCCTGAGCCGACCGGACCGGCCGGTGGGCTTCACCGCCACCTCGTTCGCCTCGCTGTCCCTGGATCCGCCGCTGATCTCGTTCAACATCGCGCACACGTCCTCGTCCATCGAGGCGATGTCGGAGGCCGATTCGGTGGTGGTCCACTTCCTCGGCGAACACCAACAGCATCTGGCACAACGGTTTTCCCGCACCGCCGATCAGCGTTTCGCCGACGCCGACCTGTGGTCGACGCTCGACACCGGCGAGCCGGTCCTGCACGGCACGCCGATCTGGGTGCGCGCCACCGTCCATCGATTGATTCCGATCGGCGATCACACACTCGTAGTCGGCCTGGTGACCCGGGTGCACGACGACACCGGCGACGGGCCGATGCGCAACCCGCTGCTGTACTACAACGGCACGTACCACCGTCCGGCCGGATTGGACTGA
- a CDS encoding aminotransferase class V-fold PLP-dependent enzyme, with protein sequence MSTAVSTTAVTETAVCADSGCAGTTSRACRTGDPVARVSGCDLRVPLVQGGFRTYANFDYAASAPALAQVTDRVNELLPYYASVHRGAGYASRISTDCYEGARVSVARAVNCADDQVVVFTRNTTDSLNLLATCVPGDTVVLDIEHHANFLPWTRRGRRVVRAADTVAETLRRIDAELCAEPAALLAITGASNVTGEVLPLAELTAIAHRRGARILVDAAQLAPHRRIDLRSFASEESGGTGIDYLAFSGHKLYAPFGAGVLVGRRDWLDAAPPYLAGGGAVTAVTTEDVRWTRAPQRHEAGSPNVLGAAAVAAACETLRALDDQAVTDHERHLITRLRAGLKTVAGVRQLRIFSDSADSVGIVAFTVDGVEPGRVAAYLSAEYGIGVRDGRFCAHPLVQRLGVDGAVRASIGLGTSVADVDRLIEALSRLVRHGSLWTYTRTDGQWSPTPETRPGLTDTHPVAAPCTN encoded by the coding sequence ATGAGCACTGCTGTGTCCACCACCGCCGTCACCGAAACCGCGGTGTGCGCCGATTCCGGCTGCGCCGGCACTACGAGCCGGGCCTGCCGCACCGGCGATCCCGTGGCTCGGGTTTCGGGCTGCGATCTTCGAGTTCCATTGGTACAGGGCGGTTTCCGCACCTATGCCAATTTCGATTACGCCGCGAGCGCACCCGCACTCGCCCAGGTCACCGACCGGGTGAACGAGTTGCTCCCGTATTACGCCAGCGTGCACCGTGGCGCCGGTTACGCCTCCCGGATCAGCACCGATTGCTATGAGGGAGCGCGCGTTTCGGTAGCGCGCGCGGTGAACTGCGCCGACGATCAGGTCGTGGTGTTCACCCGCAACACCACCGATTCACTGAATCTGCTGGCGACCTGCGTGCCGGGCGACACCGTGGTGCTCGATATCGAACATCACGCGAACTTCCTGCCCTGGACGCGGCGCGGCCGCCGGGTGGTGCGCGCCGCCGACACCGTCGCCGAGACACTGCGCCGGATCGACGCCGAGCTGTGCGCCGAACCCGCTGCGCTGCTGGCGATCACCGGCGCGTCCAATGTGACCGGCGAGGTGCTGCCGCTGGCGGAACTGACCGCGATCGCGCATCGGCGCGGTGCGCGCATCCTGGTCGACGCGGCACAGCTGGCTCCGCATCGCCGGATCGATCTGCGGTCGTTCGCCTCCGAGGAGTCGGGCGGCACCGGAATCGACTATCTCGCCTTCTCCGGGCACAAGCTGTACGCGCCGTTCGGCGCCGGAGTACTGGTCGGCCGCCGGGACTGGCTCGATGCGGCGCCGCCGTATCTGGCCGGCGGCGGTGCGGTGACCGCTGTGACCACCGAGGACGTCCGGTGGACCCGCGCACCTCAGCGCCACGAGGCCGGCTCTCCGAACGTCCTGGGTGCGGCCGCGGTCGCGGCGGCCTGTGAGACGCTCCGCGCACTCGACGACCAGGCCGTCACCGATCACGAGCGGCATCTGATCACTCGGCTGCGCGCGGGTCTGAAAACCGTTGCGGGCGTACGGCAACTGCGGATCTTCAGCGACAGCGCCGACAGTGTCGGCATCGTGGCGTTCACCGTCGACGGTGTCGAACCCGGCCGGGTCGCGGCGTATCTGTCGGCCGAATACGGCATCGGCGTGCGCGACGGCCGGTTCTGCGCACACCCGCTGGTGCAGCGGCTGGGCGTCGACGGCGCGGTGCGCGCCAGCATCGGCCTGGGCACCTCGGTCGCCGACGTGGATCGGCTGATCGAGGCGTTGAGCCGGCTGGTCCGCCACGGCTCGCTGTGGACCTACACCCGCACCGACGGACAGTGGTCACCGACTCCGGAAACCCGCCCGGGCCTGACCGACACGCATCCTGTCGCGGCGCCCTGCACGAACTGA
- a CDS encoding DUF2752 domain-containing protein: MDIAHRPPAHPPGLRTGWRTVGMPLLVAGAAVGAATVLHVRDPHTHGSYGLCPFYELTGWWCPGCGGLRAVHNLTEGRLVDALHSNVFLLPLLLTLVLWWGRWAVGRWRGRSETAFPFTLGGRAQWWLIGALVVFTVIRNMPFGTWLAPV, encoded by the coding sequence GTGGATATCGCGCATCGGCCGCCCGCTCACCCGCCGGGGCTGCGTACCGGCTGGCGCACCGTGGGTATGCCGCTACTGGTCGCGGGTGCGGCCGTGGGGGCCGCGACGGTGCTGCACGTGCGCGATCCACACACCCACGGGTCGTACGGACTCTGCCCGTTCTACGAGTTGACCGGTTGGTGGTGCCCCGGTTGCGGTGGGTTGCGTGCCGTGCACAACCTCACCGAGGGGCGATTGGTCGATGCCTTGCACAGCAACGTCTTCCTGCTCCCGTTGCTGCTCACGCTGGTGCTGTGGTGGGGCAGGTGGGCGGTCGGGCGGTGGCGTGGGCGTTCGGAGACGGCGTTCCCGTTCACCCTCGGTGGTCGCGCGCAGTGGTGGTTGATCGGTGCGCTGGTGGTGTTCACCGTGATACGCAACATGCCGTTCGGCACCTGGTTGGCCCCGGTCTAG
- a CDS encoding TetR family transcriptional regulator: MSARERLMAAAERLIAERGYLVPLRDIAAAAGQRNNSAIPYHFGSRDGLVEAVVRQRLATLEVRRLELLAQRPAATADEVHTLLDALVIPMFELGARDETSYYARFLEQIRTHPAVSDAANLASDERTSVRVIVSGLDGALADLPPRLRHRRLRSLTTVLFSLLADHERAVEAGRVAADDREAWAEVIDMLAGTLTAPVTARSR; encoded by the coding sequence ATGAGTGCCCGAGAGCGTTTGATGGCGGCAGCCGAACGACTGATCGCCGAGCGCGGATATCTGGTGCCGCTGCGGGATATCGCGGCCGCCGCCGGGCAGCGCAACAACTCCGCGATCCCGTACCACTTCGGTTCCCGGGACGGACTCGTCGAAGCGGTGGTCCGGCAGCGGCTCGCGACTCTGGAGGTGCGCCGGCTGGAGCTGCTCGCGCAACGCCCGGCAGCGACCGCCGACGAGGTGCACACTCTGCTGGATGCCCTGGTGATCCCGATGTTCGAGCTCGGCGCGCGGGACGAGACGTCCTACTACGCACGGTTTCTCGAACAGATTCGCACCCATCCCGCGGTGTCGGACGCGGCCAATCTGGCCAGTGACGAGCGCACGTCCGTGCGGGTGATCGTGAGTGGCCTGGACGGCGCGCTGGCCGATCTGCCGCCGCGGCTGCGGCATCGGCGGTTGCGCAGCCTGACCACCGTTCTGTTCTCGCTGCTGGCCGATCACGAGCGGGCCGTGGAGGCCGGGCGCGTGGCCGCCGACGACCGGGAGGCATGGGCCGAGGTGATCGATATGCTCGCCGGAACCCTCACCGCGCCGGTCACCGCACGGAGCCGATGA
- a CDS encoding SDR family oxidoreductase, producing the protein MILDKFRLDGRVAVVTGAGRGIGAATAIALAEAGADVAIASRTRSQLDAVAEQIRATGRRALPVPCDLSDLDAVTALADTTATELGRIDIVVNNVGGTMPNTFLTTSPEFLEEAFRFNVSTAHALTRAAVPHMLAGDGGSVVNISSMMGRAPGRGFLAYGTAKAALAHWTRLAAADLSPRIRVNAIAVGSVLTSALEVVAQNPEVKARMEADTPLHRLGDPTDIAAGIVYLCSPAGSYLTGKILEIDGGIAAPNLELGLPDL; encoded by the coding sequence ATGATCCTGGACAAATTCCGCCTCGACGGCCGCGTCGCCGTCGTCACCGGCGCCGGACGCGGTATCGGCGCCGCCACCGCCATCGCTCTGGCCGAAGCCGGAGCCGATGTGGCGATCGCATCCCGCACTCGAAGCCAGCTGGACGCGGTCGCCGAGCAGATCCGCGCCACCGGCCGGCGCGCCCTGCCCGTACCCTGCGATCTGTCGGATCTGGACGCGGTCACGGCGCTGGCCGACACCACCGCCACCGAACTGGGCCGCATCGATATCGTGGTCAACAACGTGGGCGGCACCATGCCGAATACCTTCCTGACCACGTCGCCGGAATTCCTCGAGGAGGCCTTCCGCTTCAACGTCTCCACCGCCCACGCCCTGACCCGCGCCGCGGTTCCGCACATGCTCGCCGGTGACGGCGGATCGGTGGTCAACATCTCCTCGATGATGGGTCGCGCACCCGGCCGCGGCTTCCTCGCCTACGGCACCGCCAAGGCCGCCCTGGCGCATTGGACCCGGCTGGCCGCCGCGGACCTGTCGCCGCGGATCCGGGTCAATGCCATCGCGGTGGGCTCGGTCCTGACTTCGGCACTCGAGGTGGTCGCACAGAACCCGGAGGTCAAGGCGCGAATGGAAGCCGACACGCCGTTGCACCGACTCGGCGACCCCACCGATATCGCCGCGGGCATCGTCTATCTCTGCTCCCCCGCGGGCAGTTATCTCACCGGGAAGATCCTGGAGATCGACGGCGGTATCGCGGCACCCAACCTCGAACTGGGCTTGCCCGATTTGTGA
- a CDS encoding L,D-transpeptidase, with product MNWTSIIRWTTRTAAAAAIAAAGFAVTVPAGADPVWPGGPDLPGIPQLVPAPPGQISAPCSTAARACLRLSTNEGWLMDNGRVVYGPTPISHGRPGYETPPGVFHVAFKEPYHWSTMHNAEMRWAVFFNGDIATHIGPIEEKSHGCIRMTPEGAKAFYDYVNPGDVFEVVP from the coding sequence ATGAACTGGACGAGCATCATTCGATGGACGACCCGGACGGCGGCCGCGGCCGCGATCGCGGCCGCGGGATTCGCCGTCACCGTGCCCGCGGGCGCCGACCCGGTGTGGCCCGGTGGGCCCGATCTTCCCGGCATCCCGCAACTCGTACCCGCACCGCCCGGCCAGATCTCCGCCCCGTGCTCGACCGCCGCCCGCGCCTGCCTGCGACTGTCCACCAACGAGGGCTGGCTGATGGACAACGGGCGGGTGGTCTACGGCCCGACTCCCATCTCGCACGGCCGCCCCGGCTACGAGACTCCGCCCGGCGTATTCCACGTGGCGTTCAAGGAGCCGTATCACTGGAGCACCATGCACAACGCGGAGATGCGCTGGGCGGTCTTCTTCAACGGCGATATCGCCACCCACATCGGGCCGATCGAGGAGAAGTCGCACGGCTGCATCCGTATGACGCCGGAGGGCGCCAAGGCCTTCTACGACTACGTGAACCCGGGTGACGTCTTCGAAGTCGTGCCCTGA
- a CDS encoding acyltransferase domain-containing protein, which translates to MPDGQVPVVLSAETPELLRSEAAALRAYVTDHSDAGIDQIAGTMLRYRTVRPHRAVAAVSGRDDLLRLLDILLAGESDPNLVRGDGSATGRRFGFVFPGQGSQHPGMGTLFYERSTAYRTMVDDCAALLEEELAAPEPLRYLLGDETHSDRIGVVQPALFVHTVGLAAMWLAAGVTPSAAVGHSQGELAAAAICGYATLRDALVATKVRADLISEHAPGGYTMAVLGVDIDECESLIAHDIGWLKLSVVNSPHIVAISGLRPEVLRIIDTVRESGRFAKEIRVEYPAHTEIVAPYRDIAVHGVRERLFERQFADSDIPLFAATIGDRIPNGLPQAEFWFLNLRNRVRFDRATIAAADSADIFIELSDNPMLSLAIQENLSMARDERAPGADPRVVATSRRDATDLGAFTRNLLAVAVHDLNFRWDTLVDGTGTKPGPAVLPGFPKRATVESTASEDIPGWVVPPDDIRE; encoded by the coding sequence TTGCCGGATGGACAGGTCCCCGTCGTACTGTCAGCGGAGACTCCGGAGCTGCTCCGCAGCGAAGCCGCGGCCCTGCGCGCCTATGTCACCGACCACTCCGACGCCGGCATCGATCAGATCGCGGGCACGATGTTGCGCTACCGCACGGTGCGCCCCCACCGCGCGGTAGCCGCGGTCTCCGGCCGCGACGATCTGCTGCGGCTGCTCGACATCCTGCTGGCCGGCGAATCCGACCCGAACCTCGTGCGCGGCGACGGATCCGCCACCGGCCGGCGGTTCGGCTTCGTATTTCCCGGTCAGGGCAGTCAGCACCCCGGTATGGGGACACTCTTCTACGAACGTTCGACGGCCTACCGCACCATGGTCGACGACTGCGCCGCCCTCCTCGAGGAGGAGCTCGCCGCCCCCGAACCGCTGCGGTACCTGCTGGGCGACGAGACCCACAGCGATCGAATCGGTGTGGTCCAACCGGCGCTGTTCGTACACACCGTCGGCCTGGCCGCGATGTGGCTGGCGGCGGGGGTCACCCCGTCGGCCGCCGTCGGCCACAGCCAGGGCGAGCTGGCCGCGGCCGCGATCTGCGGGTACGCCACCCTGCGCGATGCGCTGGTAGCTACGAAGGTGCGGGCCGACCTCATCTCCGAACACGCACCCGGCGGCTACACCATGGCAGTCCTGGGCGTCGATATCGACGAATGCGAATCCCTCATCGCACACGACATCGGATGGCTGAAGCTCTCGGTCGTGAACTCACCGCATATCGTCGCGATCTCCGGCCTGCGTCCCGAGGTCCTGCGAATCATCGACACCGTCCGTGAAAGCGGCCGATTCGCGAAGGAGATCCGGGTCGAATACCCCGCGCACACCGAGATCGTGGCCCCGTACCGCGATATCGCCGTCCACGGTGTGCGAGAGCGGCTGTTCGAACGCCAGTTCGCCGACTCCGATATCCCGCTGTTCGCCGCGACCATCGGCGACCGCATCCCGAACGGCCTGCCGCAGGCCGAATTCTGGTTCCTGAACCTGCGCAACCGGGTGCGCTTCGATCGGGCGACCATCGCCGCGGCCGACAGCGCCGACATCTTCATCGAGTTGTCCGACAATCCGATGCTGTCGCTGGCGATCCAGGAGAACCTGTCCATGGCGCGCGACGAGCGTGCGCCGGGAGCGGATCCCCGCGTGGTCGCGACCTCTCGTCGTGACGCCACCGACTTGGGCGCGTTCACCCGCAACCTGCTCGCCGTCGCGGTCCACGACCTGAACTTCCGCTGGGACACCCTGGTCGACGGCACCGGGACCAAACCCGGACCTGCTGTCCTGCCGGGCTTTCCGAAACGCGCCACGGTCGAATCGACCGCATCCGAGGACATCCCCGGCTGGGTCGTGCCGCCCGACGATATTCGGGAATGA
- a CDS encoding YrdB family protein yields MGADMQELWKWANLTLAFAVELAALAALALWGWKIADSTAVKVVLAVGTPLAAAVVWGLFAAPKAAFDIPVLAVATKVVVFGGATAALWSIGYGTTAAVFAIVVIANLVAIKAGHLSA; encoded by the coding sequence ATGGGAGCGGACATGCAGGAACTGTGGAAATGGGCGAACCTCACCCTGGCATTCGCGGTGGAGTTGGCGGCGCTCGCGGCACTGGCGCTGTGGGGTTGGAAGATCGCCGATTCGACGGCGGTCAAGGTCGTCCTGGCGGTCGGTACACCACTGGCCGCGGCGGTGGTCTGGGGTTTGTTCGCCGCGCCGAAGGCGGCATTCGACATTCCGGTGCTGGCGGTCGCCACCAAGGTGGTGGTGTTCGGTGGGGCCACCGCCGCGTTGTGGAGTATCGGCTACGGGACGACCGCGGCCGTCTTCGCGATTGTGGTCATCGCGAATCTGGTGGCGATCAAGGCCGGCCATCTGTCCGCGTGA
- a CDS encoding ArsR/SmtB family transcription factor translates to MGHGVEGRDRPAARLDADSAAHVATTLQALATPSRLLILTELRQGPRPVSELAEAVGMEQSAVSHQLRLLRNLGLVAGTRAGRSIVYSLYDNHVAQLLDEAVYHSEHLRLGLADRPMTAG, encoded by the coding sequence ATGGGACATGGGGTCGAGGGCCGAGATCGACCGGCCGCCCGGCTGGACGCCGACTCTGCCGCGCATGTGGCGACCACCCTGCAGGCCCTGGCCACTCCGAGCCGGCTGCTGATTCTCACCGAACTGCGGCAGGGGCCGCGACCGGTTTCCGAACTGGCCGAAGCGGTGGGGATGGAGCAGTCCGCGGTGTCGCATCAGCTGCGACTGCTGCGCAATCTCGGTCTCGTCGCCGGTACCCGAGCCGGTCGCAGCATCGTCTACAGCCTCTACGACAACCATGTCGCCCAATTGCTCGATGAGGCCGTGTATCACAGCGAGCATCTGCGGCTCGGCCTCGCCGACCGCCCGATGACCGCGGGCTGA